The proteins below are encoded in one region of Paeniglutamicibacter cryotolerans:
- a CDS encoding glycerol-3-phosphate dehydrogenase/oxidase, with translation MAAIDPRTGKLDTDFRAASVAAIKATAAPGAEELDLLIIGGGVVGAGAALDAVTRGLKVAIVEERDWASGTSSRSSKLIHGGLRYLEMLDFALVREALHERGLLMERLAPHLVHPVPFIYPLTKRIVERPYVGAGIALYDLLSMASGHSRGVPFHKHLSRHATLKAVPSLKTDAFVGSIRYYDAQVDDARLVLNLIRTAAHYGAWAANRVRVTSFLRAGERVVGAALQDQETGEVFEVRAKQVVNATGVWTDETQAMVTDRGQLKVRASKGVHLVVPRDRIASTVGMILRTEKSVLFVIPWGRHWIIGTTDTDWTLDKAHPAATAKDIDYLLGHVNTVLRRPLTREDVEGVYAGLRPLLAGESDSTAKLSREHVVAHPVPGLVVVAGGKYTTYRVMAKDAVDEAARAMDAAIPPSCTDSIPLLGAEGYRAACNRRHAMARRAGVHVARVEHLLGRYGSMAIDVLDLITADPALGAPLPGADDYLAAEVIYATTHEGARHIHDVLTRRTRISIEAWDRGISAAPEVARLMAPILGWSDAQMSREVLHYVARVEAERASQEEPDDVSADRIRLNVEDIVPVRD, from the coding sequence ATGGCCGCCATCGACCCGCGCACAGGAAAGCTCGATACGGACTTTCGCGCGGCGTCGGTGGCTGCCATCAAGGCGACTGCGGCTCCCGGCGCCGAGGAACTTGACCTGCTGATCATCGGCGGGGGCGTGGTCGGTGCCGGAGCTGCGCTCGACGCCGTGACCCGCGGGTTGAAGGTGGCCATCGTCGAGGAACGCGACTGGGCTTCAGGCACCAGCTCCCGCTCCTCCAAGCTGATCCACGGCGGGCTGCGCTACCTGGAAATGCTCGACTTCGCCCTGGTCCGCGAGGCATTGCACGAGCGTGGGCTGCTCATGGAGCGGCTTGCCCCGCACCTGGTCCACCCGGTGCCCTTCATTTACCCGCTGACCAAGCGGATCGTCGAACGTCCCTACGTCGGGGCCGGCATAGCGCTCTACGACCTGCTCTCGATGGCCTCCGGGCACAGCCGAGGCGTCCCGTTCCACAAGCACCTCTCACGCCACGCCACGCTCAAGGCAGTGCCCAGCCTGAAGACCGACGCATTCGTCGGCTCGATCCGCTACTACGACGCCCAGGTCGACGATGCCAGGCTGGTGCTCAACCTCATCCGCACCGCCGCGCACTACGGTGCCTGGGCGGCGAACCGGGTGCGGGTCACCAGTTTCCTGCGCGCCGGCGAACGCGTGGTCGGCGCCGCCCTCCAGGACCAGGAAACCGGCGAGGTGTTCGAGGTCCGCGCCAAACAGGTAGTCAATGCCACCGGCGTCTGGACCGATGAGACCCAGGCCATGGTCACCGACCGCGGGCAGCTGAAGGTCCGCGCCTCCAAGGGCGTCCACCTGGTCGTGCCGCGCGACCGGATTGCCTCCACCGTCGGCATGATCCTGCGCACGGAGAAGTCGGTCCTGTTCGTGATTCCGTGGGGCCGGCACTGGATTATCGGAACCACCGACACCGACTGGACGCTGGACAAGGCGCACCCAGCCGCCACGGCGAAGGACATCGACTACCTGCTGGGCCATGTGAACACCGTGCTGCGGCGCCCGCTGACCCGCGAGGACGTCGAGGGCGTCTATGCCGGGCTGCGCCCGTTGTTGGCCGGTGAATCGGATTCCACCGCCAAGCTTTCGCGCGAGCATGTGGTGGCCCACCCGGTGCCCGGCCTGGTCGTGGTCGCCGGCGGCAAATACACCACCTACCGGGTCATGGCCAAGGACGCGGTGGACGAGGCGGCCCGCGCCATGGATGCCGCCATCCCACCGTCCTGCACCGACTCGATTCCTCTGCTCGGTGCCGAGGGCTACCGGGCGGCGTGCAACCGGCGTCATGCGATGGCCCGGCGTGCAGGGGTCCATGTGGCCCGCGTCGAGCACCTGCTGGGCCGCTACGGCTCGATGGCGATCGACGTGCTGGACCTGATCACCGCGGACCCGGCGCTGGGTGCCCCGTTGCCGGGGGCAGACGACTACCTGGCGGCCGAGGTCATCTACGCCACGACGCACGAGGGGGCGCGGCACATTCACGACGTGCTCACCCGGCGTACCCGGATCTCCATCGAGGCCTGGGACCGGGGCATTTCCGCAGCACCCGAGGTGGCGCGGCTGATGGCCCCGATCCTGGGCTGGAGCGATGCGCAGATGTCGCGCGAAGTGCTGCACTACGTGGCCCGGGTCGAAGCGGAACGTGCCAGCCAAGAGGAACCGGATGATGTTTCGGCAGACAGGATACGACTGAATGTTGAAGACATTGTCCCGGTCCGGGATTAG
- a CDS encoding GuaB3 family IMP dehydrogenase-related protein, with product MTYEIEIGRGKRGQQAYSLDDVAIVPNRRTRDPQDVSVNWQIDAYQFSTPIIGAPMDSVMSPATAITLGKLGGLGVLNLEGLWTRYEDPAKVLEEIAALKTVGAGHYDPAITRRLQELYSAPIQPELITARLAEIRESGVTVAGSLTPQRTQEHYKTVVAAGVDIFVIRGTTVSAEHVSKNHEPLNLKQFIYELDVPVIVGGAAGYTPALHLMRTGAAGVLVGFGGGATGTTRRALGIHAPMATAISDVAAARRDYLDESGGRYVHVIADGGLGTSGDIVKAIAMGADAVMLGTALARAEEAPGAGWHWGMEAAHESTPRGDRVRVGTVGQMEQLLFGPSNHTNGTSNLVGALRRSMATTGYSDLKEFQRVGVVVSPYEAD from the coding sequence GTGACTTACGAGATTGAAATCGGGCGCGGAAAGCGCGGACAGCAGGCCTACTCCCTCGACGACGTGGCGATCGTCCCCAACCGCCGTACCCGTGATCCGCAGGATGTTTCGGTGAACTGGCAGATCGACGCGTACCAGTTCTCGACCCCGATCATCGGCGCGCCGATGGACTCGGTGATGTCCCCGGCAACGGCCATCACGCTGGGCAAGCTCGGGGGCCTGGGCGTGCTGAACCTCGAGGGCCTCTGGACCCGCTATGAGGATCCGGCCAAGGTGCTCGAGGAAATCGCCGCACTGAAGACCGTCGGCGCCGGCCACTACGATCCGGCCATCACCCGCCGCCTCCAAGAGCTCTACTCCGCGCCGATTCAGCCGGAGCTGATCACTGCACGCCTGGCCGAGATTCGCGAATCCGGTGTGACAGTCGCCGGCTCGCTGACCCCGCAGCGCACCCAGGAGCACTACAAGACGGTAGTTGCCGCCGGCGTTGACATCTTCGTCATCCGTGGCACCACCGTCTCGGCCGAACACGTGTCCAAGAACCACGAACCCCTGAACCTCAAGCAGTTCATCTACGAACTCGACGTCCCGGTGATCGTCGGCGGCGCTGCCGGCTACACTCCGGCCCTGCACCTGATGCGGACCGGCGCGGCCGGCGTACTGGTCGGCTTCGGGGGAGGGGCCACCGGCACCACCCGCCGCGCGCTGGGCATCCACGCGCCGATGGCGACGGCCATCTCCGATGTGGCTGCGGCCCGCCGCGACTACCTCGACGAATCCGGCGGACGCTACGTGCACGTGATCGCCGACGGCGGCCTGGGCACCAGTGGCGACATCGTCAAGGCCATCGCCATGGGAGCCGACGCCGTCATGCTCGGCACGGCGCTGGCCCGTGCCGAGGAGGCGCCGGGCGCCGGTTGGCACTGGGGCATGGAAGCCGCCCACGAATCCACCCCGCGCGGGGACCGGGTCAGGGTCGGCACCGTGGGCCAGATGGAGCAGCTGCTCTTCGGCCCGTCGAACCACACCAACGGCACCTCGAACCTGGTTGGTGCGTTGCGTCGTTCGATGGCCACCACCGGCTATTCGGACCTGAAGGAATTCCAGCGGGTCGGCGTCGTCGTGTCCCCGTACGAGGCCGACTAA
- a CDS encoding DUF222 domain-containing protein, with protein MFETGKTQETNPENPQMGPSGETAPATSAHSFLAGFANLIAGTTSEQLTERQLADRIESAEQVKTCLAALQARDTTALHAAAVHRHADNGVNKTSRGRGTGTEIALARSESPLEGSRHLAGSRILCADMPLTLSRFTFGALSENRAMLIAHEASALAPEYRQWVDVELNANPEDFLGESLKALGNRVRALVQEIDPATAAERIDDARAKRYIRFIPTGNMTMRIIGEIPAEQAVLMHQVLSDLADTALATGAANGRTREQIRTDEFCGLLTGETNITPPVEINLVMTDRTLFQSDAEPAYLQGYGTIPACLARQLIRGRDTDLKLKRWIRRLYTEPDTGKLLAMDSRRRTYPAGLVHWVQIRDQICATPGCENRVRHTDHIDQWFRGGQTTADNASARCAWCNQTKEYPGWKETPAHGTRHGLRITTPAGKTYHSTAPPLPGTRTTTCDTPC; from the coding sequence ATGTTCGAGACCGGGAAAACCCAGGAAACGAACCCGGAAAACCCGCAGATGGGACCCTCCGGGGAAACCGCCCCGGCCACATCGGCGCATTCCTTCCTGGCCGGCTTCGCGAATCTGATCGCCGGAACCACCTCCGAACAGCTCACCGAACGCCAACTGGCGGACCGGATCGAATCAGCCGAACAGGTCAAGACCTGCCTCGCGGCCCTCCAAGCCCGCGACACCACCGCCCTGCACGCCGCAGCCGTCCACCGCCATGCGGACAACGGAGTGAATAAAACCTCCCGAGGACGCGGCACCGGAACCGAAATCGCACTGGCCCGCAGCGAATCACCCCTCGAAGGCAGCAGACACCTCGCCGGCTCCCGCATCCTGTGCGCGGACATGCCCCTGACCCTCTCGCGTTTCACCTTCGGGGCCCTGAGTGAGAACCGGGCTATGCTCATCGCCCACGAAGCCAGCGCACTGGCCCCGGAATACCGCCAATGGGTCGATGTGGAACTGAACGCGAACCCCGAGGACTTCCTCGGTGAGAGCCTCAAGGCCCTGGGTAACCGCGTCAGGGCCCTGGTCCAGGAAATCGACCCCGCCACCGCCGCCGAACGCATCGATGACGCCCGCGCCAAGCGCTACATCCGTTTCATCCCGACCGGCAACATGACCATGCGCATCATCGGGGAAATTCCCGCCGAACAAGCCGTACTCATGCACCAGGTCCTGTCCGACCTCGCCGATACCGCCCTGGCCACCGGCGCCGCCAACGGACGCACCCGCGAACAGATCCGCACCGACGAATTCTGCGGACTGCTCACCGGGGAAACCAACATCACCCCACCCGTGGAAATCAACTTGGTCATGACCGACCGGACCCTGTTCCAAAGTGACGCGGAACCGGCATACCTGCAGGGCTACGGCACCATCCCGGCCTGCCTGGCCCGCCAACTGATCCGCGGCCGGGACACCGACTTGAAACTCAAGCGCTGGATCCGGCGTCTCTATACCGAACCGGATACCGGGAAACTGCTGGCCATGGACTCCCGCCGCCGCACCTACCCTGCCGGGCTGGTCCACTGGGTGCAGATCCGCGATCAGATCTGCGCCACCCCCGGCTGCGAAAACCGGGTGAGGCACACCGACCACATCGACCAATGGTTCCGTGGCGGGCAAACCACCGCCGACAACGCCAGCGCCCGTTGCGCCTGGTGCAACCAGACCAAGGAATACCCCGGATGGAAGGAAACTCCCGCCCACGGCACACGCCACGGACTACGAATCACCACCCCGGCCGGCAAAACCTACCACTCCACAGCGCCACCGTTGCCCGGCACCCGCACCACCACCTGTGACACCCCTTGCTGA